One region of Tachysurus fulvidraco isolate hzauxx_2018 chromosome 9, HZAU_PFXX_2.0, whole genome shotgun sequence genomic DNA includes:
- the inpp5jb gene encoding phosphatidylinositol 4,5-bisphosphate 5-phosphatase A produces the protein MEHQRNPDVPSSTQELKTSTVDSTLHPDSESCSSAQSTPLVATRPRRPQRSPRVEGSTEISQPDLPDYPELTQGKADSFVPNKASQPSGPVQQLHDDRPPALAGHAAAARSHMSMRAASLPQAPSYKPPLTDPSVHPQRALSVAGTSDTKPHMDDDFRVHIITWNVGSAMPPDDITSLLGLNVGDGNTDMYIIGLQEVNSMINKRLKDVLFTDQWSEVCMDTLSRFGYVLVTSQRMQGVLLLVFSKYYHLPLIRGIQTENTRTGLGGIWGNKGGVSARMSVFGHAICFLNCHLPAHMENSEKRMEDFESILQQQQFEGQAAMGVLDHDVVFWFGDLNFRIEDLEMHVVKAAIDNNKLSMLWDKDQLNMAKDTETVLEGFQEGPLKFHPTYKFDVGTDTYDTSGKKRKPAWTDRILWRIRPMAPASSTSKRSSISGLTSGTRVTQHFYRSHMEYTVSDHKPVSSIFTLQFPYKVDIPLVTLIVEDEWREVTDAVAKFKVAHNYSRSSWDWIGLYKVGFKHHKDYVGYTWAKQEESDYLRQEHLVTFTEEELPKEAGDYILGYYSNNMNSVVGVTEPFQIQLPSSSAAGLSPSDSSDFTSEDEVKKGSSSSSSSRSATPTGQEGNSHKQRSRHDSSHSASSSKAGSPVKTSDSSEGRDSYSGKNSKKPQVP, from the exons ATGGAGCACCAGAGGAATCCTGATGTCCCATCATCTACACAAGAACTGAAAACATCTACAGTGGACTCCACACTTCATCCAGACTCAGAGAGCTGTTCCTCTGCACAGAGCACACCACTTGTAGCCACTAGGCCAAGGAGGCCTCAGAGATCCCCCCGGGTAGAAGGATCCACTGAGATATCACAGCCTGATCTCCCAGACTATCCTGAATTGACCCAGGGGAAAGCCGACTCTTTTGTTCCCAACAAGGCCAGCCAACCATCAGGTCCAGTCCAACAGCTTCATGATGACAGACCCCCTGCTTTGGCTGGACATGCTGCTGCAGCGAGGAGCCACATGTCAATGAGAGCAGCCTCGCTTCCTCAGGCACCGTCCTACAAACCACCACTGACAGATCCCTCTGTTCACCCTCAGCGGGCACTCTCTGTAGCTGGGACATCTGATACAAAGCCTCACATGGATGATGATTTCAG AGTGCACATAATCACATGGAACGTGGGTTCAGCCATGCCCCCAGATGACATCACTTCCTTGTTGGGGCTGAACGTAGGTGATGGAAATACAGACATGTATATCATAGG ATTACAGGAAGTGAACTCTATGATCAATAAACGGCTGAAGGACGTCCTTTTCACTGACCAGTGGAGTGAAGTCTGCATGGACACTCTCAGCCGCTTTGGATATGTGTTG GTGACATCCCAGAGAATGCAGGGTGTACTGCTGCTGGTGTTTTCTAAGTATTACCACCTGCCGTTGATCAGAGGCATACAGACTGAAAACACACGCACAGGGCTGGGGGGAATCTGG GGAAATAAGGGTGGAGTAAGTGCTCGGATGAGCGTGTTCGGCCACGCAATATGCTTCCTGAACTGCCACCTGCCAGCACACATGGAGAACTCAGAGAAGCGCATGGAAGATTTTGAGAGCATCCTGCAGCAGCAACAGTTTGAAGGTCAAGCCGCTATGGGAGTTCTGGATCatga tgttgttTTCTGGTTTGGGGATTTGAACTTCCGGATTGAAGACTTGGAGATGCATGTGGTTAAAGCAGCTATTGACAATAACAAACTTTCTATGCTGTGGGATAAAGACCAG TTAAACATGGCCAAAGACACTGAGACGGTGCTGGAAGGCTTCCAGGAAGGACCTCTGAAATTCCATCCTACCTACAAGTTTGATGTGGGAACAGACACGTACGATACCAG TGGGAAAAAGCGTAAGCCTGCATGGACTGATCGCATTCTGTGGCGTATAAGGCCCATGGCTCCAGCAAGCAGCACATCTAAGCGTAGCTCAATATCCGGCCTCACCAGCGGCACTCGAGTTACACAGCACTTCTACCGCAGTCACATGGAGTACACTGTGAGCGACCACAAGCCCGTCTCCTCTATCTTCACCCTGCAG TTCCCATATAAAGTGGACATCCCGTTGGTGACCCTGAttgtagaagatgaatggaggGAAGTGACTGATGCTGTGGCCAAATTTAAGGTGGCACACAATTACTCCAGAAGCTCCTGGGACTGGATTGGACTTTACAAG gtTGGATTTAAACATCATAAAGACTACGTGGGTTACACTTGGGCTAAACAGGAGGAATCCGATTACCTGAGACAGGAGCATCTC GTTACCTTCACAGAGGAAGAGTTACCAAAGGAGGCTGGTGACTACATTTTgggttactatagcaacaatatGAACTCTGTTGTTGGGGTTACTGAGCCATTCCAG ATTCAGTTGCCCTCATCCAGCGCTGCTGGTCTCAGTCCCTCTGACAGCTCGGATTTTACCTCTGAGGATGAGGTAAAGAagggcagcagcagcagcagcagtagccGCAGTGCCACGCCTACTGGCCAAGAGGGAAACTCGCACAAACAGCGCTCCCGGCACGACTCCTCCCATTCCGCTTCCAGCTCAAAGGCCGGCAGCCCCGTTAAAACAAGCGACTCCTCAGAAGGTCGAGACTCATACTCAGggaaaaacagcaaaaagccaCAAGTGCCCTAA